A window from Pararge aegeria chromosome 6, ilParAegt1.1, whole genome shotgun sequence encodes these proteins:
- the LOC120624393 gene encoding uncharacterized protein LOC120624393 has protein sequence MYKVIHIVVFSLAALSARSQVIWEPPAELHPVHGLYVKPSSDGTTGDLYVAATEENGIKSQWLTDQPINFLPAATNLQPKTVPLTSSPTKTSPRGDKITNQKRAIITSPAVKYAYTLPGAENLVPYPYAAPTNPPSEGSVTPPCSKDIPAQPYPFQYFYPQMMSAITNVMKSYKESESTEENTPIAAPTPYWPQAYGYPYQYVFIDPNTWAQSQTNPLPSEAPSSGSSETA, from the coding sequence ATGTATAAGGTAATTCATATCGTCGTTTTCTCGCTGGCAGCTTTGAGCGCTCGAAGTCAAGTTATTTGGGAACCCCCTGCTGAATTACATCCAGTTCATGGGCTATACGTCAAACCCTCAAGCGATGGTACTACAGGCGATCTCTACGTAGCAGCCACGGAAGAAAATGGTATTAAATCACAATGGCTTACTGATCAGCCCATCAACTTCCTCCCAGCAGCGACGAATCTCCAACCGAAAACTGTTCCATTAACGTCAAGTCCTACCAAAACATCGCCACGCGGGGACAAAATCACAAACCAGAAACGTGCTATAATTACAAGTCCTGCAGTGAAGTATGCATACACCCTACCAGGTGCGGAGAATTTAGTTCCATACCCATATGCAGCCCCAACAAACCCACCCTCCGAGGGATCCGTAACTCCACCGTGTTCTAAAGATATTCCAGCGCAACCTTACCCGTTTCAGTATTTCTATCCTCAAATGATGTCTGCAATCACAAACGTAATGAAATCTTATAAAGAAAGTGAAAGTACTGAAGAGAATACTCCGATAGCTGCACCCACGCCTTATTGGCCCCAAGCTTATGGATACCCTTATCAGTACGTTTTCATAGATCCAAATACATGGGCGCAGAGTCAAACCAACCCATTGCCCTCAGAAGCACCAAGTTCTGGCAGTAGCGAGACTGCGTAG